The following are encoded in a window of Gramella sp. MT6 genomic DNA:
- a CDS encoding SRPBCC family protein, producing MKYQQQITINKPRKEVVAKYSDPDNLKHWQRGFIFMKPINGNLGDEGSQNLLKYNMGNREIEMTETIIKNNLPDEYSATYEAKGVYNYQVNRFSPTLEAETLWITDNEFKFSGFMKLFGWFMPGAFKKQSRKYMEDFKAFVEDGKSVNDN from the coding sequence ATGAAATACCAACAGCAGATCACTATAAATAAGCCCAGAAAAGAAGTGGTTGCCAAGTATTCTGACCCCGATAATTTAAAACACTGGCAACGTGGTTTTATTTTTATGAAGCCCATAAACGGAAATCTTGGAGATGAAGGATCCCAGAACCTTTTGAAATATAATATGGGAAACCGTGAAATAGAAATGACCGAAACCATTATAAAGAATAACCTTCCTGATGAATATAGCGCTACCTATGAAGCCAAAGGAGTTTATAATTACCAGGTCAATAGATTTTCTCCCACTCTGGAAGCTGAAACATTATGGATCACCGATAATGAATTCAAATTTAGTGGATTCATGAAATTATTTGGATGGTTCATGCCTGGCGCCTTCAAAAAACAATCCCGAAAATACATGGAAGATTTTAAAGCTTTCGTGGAAGATGGAAAAAGCGTCAATGACAACTAA
- a CDS encoding OmpH family outer membrane protein gives MKRISLGILLMFIAFSSNAQSKFGTIDVEYILSQMPEAIEVNKGLETYNQELQSELKTSIQEYETMVQEYQETVASLTDTVKKEKEDKIIQLENDIKGFRQKASVMMQMKRNELNGPLYDRIDVAMKKVIKEEGYTQIFHAGANGLAFSRSEDDITEKVMKELGVEPKPAQEGASSN, from the coding sequence ATGAAACGAATAAGTTTAGGAATTCTATTGATGTTTATCGCATTCTCATCAAATGCGCAATCTAAGTTCGGTACCATAGATGTTGAATATATACTTTCTCAAATGCCCGAAGCTATTGAAGTAAACAAGGGTCTTGAAACCTATAACCAGGAACTTCAGTCTGAACTAAAGACCAGTATTCAGGAATACGAAACAATGGTTCAGGAATACCAGGAAACTGTTGCTAGCCTTACCGATACGGTAAAAAAAGAAAAGGAAGACAAGATCATTCAATTAGAAAATGACATTAAAGGTTTCCGTCAAAAAGCATCAGTAATGATGCAGATGAAAAGAAACGAATTAAATGGGCCTTTATACGACAGGATAGATGTTGCAATGAAAAAAGTGATCAAGGAAGAAGGTTATACCCAGATATTTCATGCGGGTGCAAACGGACTTGCTTTTTCAAGATCTGAAGATGATATTACTGAGAAAGTGATGAAAGAACTTGGTGTGGAACCAAAACCTGCACAGGAAGGCGCTTCCAGCAACTAG